The following coding sequences are from one Reyranella humidisoli window:
- a CDS encoding TAXI family TRAP transporter solute-binding subunit, translating into MLTLSRQRLLAVALSILCALGGMWLALEHLVPAPPKTIIIAAGSRGGAYEFYAQKYRDILARHHVALDIRTTEGTVENLRLLQDASSGVSAGFVQGGVSNSSQAPGLESLGRINYLAFFIFCRSTDRFDELAQLKGKSIVVGPDSSGTNSVVTRILKINGITPQNATFLPLAGRAAVDALNSGKADVLILGNVVEAPLIQNLLRDPGLRLVSVKHVKALTRRFPVLTRLELPSGVIDFEKNIPNTDVTLIGTTSSVLVRDDVHPEIIGLLARALVEVNGEPGVFQQFGEFPTQSDPEYPMAESARDFYKNGPSLLHRYVPFWLANYARRALAILLTAVAILVPVFSYAPKLYLWVLRRRILGLYRELRAVEHGLGSALSPSALAAYDSDLDRIDRASKVLPMRHSDLFFALRTHIDLVRARLQTIRSGGTT; encoded by the coding sequence ATGCTGACCCTCAGTCGACAGCGCCTGTTGGCCGTTGCACTCAGCATCCTGTGCGCCTTGGGCGGCATGTGGCTGGCGCTGGAGCATCTCGTGCCCGCGCCTCCAAAGACCATAATCATCGCCGCAGGCTCCAGGGGCGGGGCGTATGAGTTCTATGCCCAGAAATATCGCGACATCCTGGCCCGCCATCATGTCGCGCTCGACATCCGCACCACCGAAGGCACGGTTGAGAACCTCAGGCTGCTGCAGGACGCCTCTTCGGGCGTCTCCGCGGGCTTCGTGCAGGGCGGCGTGTCGAACAGCAGCCAGGCGCCCGGGCTGGAATCGCTCGGCCGCATCAACTACCTCGCCTTTTTCATCTTCTGCCGTTCGACCGACAGGTTCGACGAGCTGGCTCAGCTCAAGGGCAAGAGCATCGTCGTCGGCCCCGATTCGAGCGGCACCAATTCCGTCGTCACCCGCATCCTGAAGATCAACGGGATCACGCCGCAGAACGCGACCTTCCTCCCGCTGGCCGGGCGAGCGGCAGTCGACGCGCTCAATTCGGGAAAGGCCGACGTCCTGATCCTGGGCAATGTCGTCGAGGCGCCGCTGATCCAGAACCTCCTGCGCGATCCCGGCCTGCGACTCGTCAGCGTGAAGCACGTGAAGGCGTTGACCCGCCGCTTCCCGGTGCTGACGAGACTGGAACTGCCGAGCGGCGTCATCGACTTCGAGAAGAACATCCCGAACACCGACGTCACCTTGATCGGCACGACCAGCTCGGTGCTGGTACGCGACGACGTGCACCCCGAGATCATCGGCCTGCTGGCGCGCGCGCTGGTCGAGGTCAATGGCGAGCCTGGCGTCTTCCAGCAGTTCGGCGAATTCCCGACGCAGTCCGACCCGGAATATCCGATGGCCGAGAGTGCCCGCGATTTCTACAAGAACGGCCCCTCGCTGTTGCATCGCTACGTGCCGTTCTGGCTGGCCAACTATGCGCGACGTGCGCTGGCGATCCTGCTGACCGCGGTGGCGATCCTCGTCCCCGTCTTCAGCTACGCGCCGAAGCTCTATCTTTGGGTGCTGCGCCGCCGCATCCTCGGCCTCTACCGCGAGCTTCGCGCCGTCGAGCATGGGCTGGGCAGCGCGTTGTCGCCGTCCGCACTCGCGGCCTACGACAGCGACCTCGACCGGATCGACCGCGCATCGAAGGTCCTCCCGATGCGCCACTCGGACCTGTTCTTCGCACTGCGCACCCACATCGATCTCGTGCGCGCGCGCCTTCAAACGATACGTTCCGGAGGAACCACTTGA
- a CDS encoding patatin-like phospholipase family protein: MNLTRLASAVALSTVLATGACSFPERGTAVPAANTTEALPLGIANARFYADGDASLMVQEGQRSFERELAALKAEGKSTTRLPPANYLAMSGGGDNGAFGAGLMKGWTESGTRPEFKMVTGVSTGALIAPFAFLGPDYDAALREVYTTMTPDKVFRVRGLMAALYDDAMADTGPLAEVIASYADQKMFDAIAREYARGRLLLIGTTDLDAQRPVIWNIGALAASGHPQALDLFRKILRASAAIPGAFQPVMMDVEIGGKKYQEMHVDGGAVAQLFLYPPTIDLKADGVKRERRAWIVRNGPLSPNYSASDRRTFSIAGRAIETMLVSSGRNDVLRTYFVTQRDGVAYNLAYIGSDFSAPKKGEFDQAYMTALYEYGYQQARENREWHKSPPGLEAAAAARAK, translated from the coding sequence TTGAACCTGACCAGGCTCGCGTCCGCCGTCGCGCTTTCGACCGTGCTGGCGACTGGCGCCTGCTCGTTTCCCGAACGCGGCACCGCGGTGCCCGCCGCCAACACGACGGAAGCGCTGCCGCTCGGCATCGCCAACGCACGCTTCTACGCCGATGGCGACGCCAGCCTGATGGTGCAGGAAGGCCAGCGGTCGTTCGAGCGTGAATTGGCCGCGCTCAAGGCAGAAGGCAAGTCGACCACACGCCTGCCCCCGGCGAACTATCTCGCGATGTCGGGCGGCGGCGACAATGGCGCGTTCGGTGCCGGCCTGATGAAGGGCTGGACCGAGAGCGGCACGCGGCCCGAATTCAAGATGGTGACCGGCGTCAGCACCGGCGCGCTCATCGCGCCCTTCGCCTTCCTCGGCCCCGACTACGATGCCGCCTTGCGTGAGGTCTACACGACCATGACGCCGGACAAGGTATTCCGCGTGCGTGGCCTGATGGCCGCGCTCTACGACGACGCCATGGCCGATACCGGCCCGCTGGCCGAGGTGATCGCGAGCTACGCCGACCAGAAGATGTTCGATGCCATCGCGCGCGAATATGCCAGGGGTCGGCTGCTGCTGATCGGCACCACAGACCTCGACGCCCAGCGCCCGGTGATCTGGAACATCGGCGCACTGGCGGCCAGCGGCCACCCGCAGGCGCTCGATCTCTTCCGCAAGATCCTGCGTGCGTCGGCGGCGATCCCCGGCGCGTTCCAGCCGGTGATGATGGATGTCGAGATCGGCGGCAAGAAGTACCAGGAGATGCATGTCGACGGCGGCGCCGTGGCCCAGCTCTTCCTCTATCCGCCGACCATCGATCTCAAGGCCGACGGCGTGAAGCGCGAGCGCCGCGCCTGGATCGTACGCAACGGCCCGCTTTCACCGAACTACTCGGCGAGCGACCGCCGCACCTTCTCGATCGCCGGCCGCGCCATCGAGACGATGCTGGTGTCGAGCGGCAGGAACGACGTGCTGCGCACCTACTTCGTCACCCAGCGCGATGGCGTCGCCTACAACCTCGCCTATATCGGCAGCGATTTCAGCGCTCCGAAGAAAGGCGAGTTCGACCAGGCCTACATGACTGCGCTCTACGAATACGGCTACCAGCAGGCCCGCGAGAACCGCGAGTGGCACAAGAGCCCGCCGGGCCTCGAAGCTGCAGCGGCCGCCCGCGCGAAATAG
- a CDS encoding ABC-F family ATP-binding cassette domain-containing protein produces the protein MPSITLSRLAASTPDGRALFSDIDLSFDGGRTGLVGRNGVGKTTLLRIVAGTQAPQSGTVSVQGTLGVLRQAVQVSPGDTLADLMGVAAALALLRRADEGQATAEELPSADWTLGARIEAALSRVDLHATPATPLSTLSGGQRTRAALAGLVLAQPDFILLDEPTNNLDRAGRAAVIDLLAGWRSGAIVVSHDRELLETMDAIVELTPLGATRYGGNWSHYRARKALDLAAAQHDLADAEKRMGEVERTTQANAERKARKDGAGHRKRAKGEMPRILAGARESRAESTSGDQMRLAERRRTQAVEDAAAARRRIEILQPLSVALPSSGLPQGRTVLRVEAVSAGYEAGRAIIDGLTFGMTGPERVALTGPNGSGKTTLLSLIAGKLAPRSGEVRTTRAFALLDQQVSLLDPGLSIRDNFLKLDPGADENACRAALARFMFRADAALQAVGTLSGGQMLRAGLACVLGGSQPPELLILDEPTNHLDIDAIEAVEAGLRAYDGALLVVSHDETFLSAIGITRRIDLTGKD, from the coding sequence ATGCCTTCGATCACGCTTTCCCGCCTCGCCGCCTCCACGCCTGACGGCCGCGCGCTCTTCTCCGACATCGATCTGAGTTTCGACGGGGGCCGCACCGGCCTCGTGGGGCGCAACGGCGTGGGCAAGACCACGCTGCTGAGGATCGTCGCCGGCACGCAAGCTCCCCAGTCCGGAACCGTGTCGGTGCAGGGAACGCTGGGCGTGCTGCGCCAGGCGGTTCAGGTTTCACCGGGGGACACGCTTGCGGACCTGATGGGCGTCGCCGCCGCACTCGCGCTGCTGCGACGAGCCGACGAGGGACAGGCCACGGCCGAGGAACTGCCCTCGGCCGACTGGACGCTCGGGGCGCGCATCGAGGCCGCGCTTAGTCGAGTCGACCTTCACGCGACACCTGCGACACCCCTGTCGACCCTGTCGGGCGGACAGCGCACGCGTGCAGCTCTGGCGGGTCTCGTTCTGGCGCAGCCCGACTTCATCCTGCTCGACGAGCCGACCAACAATCTCGACCGCGCGGGCCGTGCCGCCGTGATCGACCTGCTGGCCGGATGGCGTTCGGGCGCGATAGTGGTCAGCCACGACCGCGAGCTGCTGGAGACGATGGACGCGATCGTCGAACTCACCCCGCTCGGTGCCACACGTTATGGCGGCAACTGGAGCCACTATCGCGCACGCAAGGCGCTCGACCTTGCGGCGGCGCAACACGATCTCGCCGACGCCGAGAAGCGCATGGGCGAGGTCGAACGGACCACGCAGGCCAATGCCGAGCGCAAGGCGCGCAAGGATGGCGCCGGCCACCGCAAGCGCGCCAAAGGCGAAATGCCGCGCATCCTGGCGGGCGCCCGGGAAAGCCGCGCGGAGAGTACGTCCGGCGACCAGATGCGCCTGGCCGAGCGGCGCCGCACCCAGGCCGTCGAGGACGCTGCGGCGGCGCGGCGGCGCATCGAGATCCTGCAGCCTCTTTCTGTCGCCCTGCCGTCGAGCGGCCTGCCCCAGGGCCGGACGGTGCTGCGCGTCGAGGCGGTGAGCGCCGGCTACGAAGCCGGTCGCGCCATCATCGACGGCCTGACCTTCGGCATGACGGGGCCTGAGCGCGTGGCCCTCACGGGTCCCAACGGCTCGGGCAAGACGACGCTGCTCTCGCTGATCGCCGGCAAGCTCGCGCCGCGCTCGGGCGAGGTGCGTACGACGCGCGCGTTCGCGCTGCTGGACCAACAGGTGAGCCTGCTCGATCCCGGCCTGTCGATCCGCGACAATTTCCTGAAGCTCGATCCGGGCGCCGACGAGAATGCCTGCCGCGCCGCGCTCGCGCGTTTCATGTTCCGTGCCGATGCCGCGCTGCAGGCGGTCGGGACGCTGAGCGGCGGCCAGATGCTGCGCGCCGGCCTCGCCTGCGTGCTGGGCGGATCGCAGCCGCCCGAACTGCTGATCCTCGACGAACCGACCAACCATCTCGATATCGATGCCATCGAAGCCGTGGAAGCGGGCCTGCGCGCCTACGATGGCGCCCTGCTGGTCGTGAGCCACGACGAGACGTTCCTCTCGGCCATCGGCATCACGAGACGTATCGACTTGACCGGGAAAGATTGA
- a CDS encoding mandelate racemase/muconate lactonizing enzyme family protein: MTTPTTIVELRTTLLQVPWRSSPPAAGILAPGPREIFVLEIETQGGLVGMSYLMPLHGGLHTLDACMKELIAPYVIGRDATEIEGIWQTLYKNNFWLGRMGVTLFAQSAVDMALWDIVGKRASLPLFRLWGAARTSIPAYGSGCFRGLGRDGMIRRAQEFTAQGLKAIKMQVAHIRPWREDVQNVKAMREAMGDGIEIMIDVNMGWDADTAIQAGHRIDEFDPYWLEEPVVAEDFAGYRRIAAALKTRVVGGESHFMRNDLRPFFEHPGTPILQPDPMRGGYSELRKIASMAEPYGIRIAPHLFHEQMVHVLASIPNASYLEYMDWNDDLWIEPVLPAKDGTMSPPERPGHGVVFRPEILKDHRVGGQRLKG; the protein is encoded by the coding sequence ATGACCACTCCGACCACCATCGTCGAGCTTCGCACCACGCTCCTGCAGGTGCCGTGGCGGTCGTCGCCGCCGGCGGCGGGAATCCTGGCGCCCGGGCCACGGGAGATCTTCGTGCTCGAGATCGAGACGCAGGGCGGGCTGGTCGGCATGAGCTACCTGATGCCGCTGCATGGCGGCCTGCACACGCTCGACGCCTGTATGAAGGAGCTGATTGCACCTTATGTGATCGGCCGCGACGCCACCGAGATCGAGGGCATCTGGCAGACGCTCTACAAGAACAATTTCTGGCTGGGCCGCATGGGCGTCACCCTGTTCGCCCAGAGCGCCGTCGACATGGCGCTGTGGGATATTGTCGGCAAGCGCGCGAGCCTGCCGCTGTTCCGCCTGTGGGGTGCTGCGCGCACTTCCATTCCCGCCTACGGCTCGGGCTGTTTCCGCGGGCTCGGCCGCGACGGCATGATCAGGCGCGCGCAGGAGTTCACCGCCCAGGGTCTCAAGGCCATCAAGATGCAGGTGGCGCATATCCGGCCGTGGCGCGAGGACGTCCAGAACGTGAAGGCGATGCGCGAGGCGATGGGTGACGGCATCGAGATCATGATCGACGTCAACATGGGCTGGGACGCCGACACCGCGATCCAGGCCGGCCATCGCATCGACGAGTTCGATCCCTACTGGCTGGAGGAGCCGGTCGTCGCCGAGGACTTCGCGGGCTACCGCCGCATCGCCGCGGCGCTGAAGACGCGCGTGGTCGGCGGCGAGAGCCACTTCATGCGCAACGACCTGAGGCCCTTCTTCGAGCATCCCGGCACGCCGATCCTGCAGCCGGACCCGATGCGTGGCGGCTACTCCGAGCTGCGCAAAATCGCCTCGATGGCCGAACCGTACGGCATTCGGATCGCGCCTCACCTGTTCCACGAGCAGATGGTGCATGTGCTGGCCTCGATCCCCAACGCCAGCTATCTCGAATACATGGACTGGAACGACGATCTCTGGATCGAGCCGGTCCTGCCCGCGAAGGATGGCACCATGTCGCCGCCGGAACGGCCGGGCCATGGCGTGGTCTTCCGGCCCGAGATCCTGAAAGACCACCGTGTGGGCGGCCAGCGTCTGAAAGGCTGA
- a CDS encoding LysR family transcriptional regulator, with amino-acid sequence MDIDLKLLQHAVVLARHRHFGRAASALRISQPTLSRNIAALEKKLGMRVFERSRRDVVATSAGDDVLKMADELVARAEAISNQLQVVRDGRGGRLRVAAGSYIHDIAVQPAAIDLINANPSIRLELLEREWTAVLAMLMTDRVDFVVFDVLALKDMPALRVETLGTLKGSYFCRAGHPLMKKKAPLQPEDLRKYPFVMSSMPHTNLWLIEGIDDGLSIEPVTGDVLPSIAVSSFRVVRDLVAGTDAFGIGHMSQIEGGLKSRQLAVLDLPWRGKLPSAQMGVAYKRERTLSPAARSFIGLIRKRFRAAAEA; translated from the coding sequence ATGGATATCGACCTGAAGTTGCTGCAGCACGCCGTCGTTTTGGCTCGGCATCGCCATTTCGGCCGTGCGGCCTCGGCGCTGCGCATCAGTCAGCCCACGCTCAGCCGCAACATCGCCGCGCTGGAAAAGAAGCTTGGCATGCGCGTCTTCGAGCGGTCGCGGCGCGATGTGGTGGCGACGTCCGCCGGCGACGACGTGCTCAAGATGGCCGATGAACTGGTGGCGCGTGCCGAGGCCATCTCCAACCAGCTCCAGGTCGTGCGCGACGGCCGCGGCGGGCGACTGCGTGTCGCCGCGGGCTCCTACATCCACGACATTGCCGTGCAGCCGGCCGCCATCGACCTGATCAACGCCAATCCCTCGATCCGGCTGGAGCTGCTGGAGCGCGAATGGACGGCCGTGCTCGCGATGCTGATGACCGACCGCGTCGATTTCGTCGTGTTCGACGTCCTGGCACTGAAGGACATGCCGGCGCTGCGCGTCGAAACGCTCGGCACCCTGAAAGGCAGCTATTTCTGTCGCGCCGGCCATCCTCTGATGAAGAAGAAGGCGCCGCTTCAGCCGGAGGATCTGCGCAAGTATCCGTTTGTGATGTCGAGCATGCCGCACACCAATCTCTGGCTGATCGAAGGCATCGACGATGGCCTGTCGATCGAGCCCGTCACCGGAGACGTGCTGCCCTCGATCGCCGTGTCCTCGTTCCGTGTCGTGCGGGACCTCGTGGCCGGCACCGACGCGTTCGGGATCGGCCATATGAGCCAGATCGAGGGCGGCCTGAAGTCCCGGCAGCTGGCCGTGCTCGACCTGCCCTGGCGCGGCAAGCTCCCGTCCGCTCAGATGGGGGTGGCCTACAAGCGCGAGCGCACGCTCTCGCCGGCCGCACGCTCCTTCATCGGCCTTATCCGCAAGCGCTTCCGCGCCGCCGCCGAAGCCTGA
- the cimA gene encoding citramalate synthase, which translates to MSQSNRVYLFDTTLRDGAQTQGVDFTVADKAAIARELDRLGIDYIEGGWPGANPTDDRFFADPPEFQNAKFVAFGMTRRAGRSAANDPGLASILQTKARNVCMVGKTWDFHVDVALEVDRAEYLEMIADSLSYAKTRMDETMFDAEHFFDGYKANPDYAMACLAAAEKAGARWLVLCDTNGGTLPHEVERIVGEVVKKIPGDRLGIHTHNDTENAVANTLAAVRAGVRQVQGTINGLGERCGNANMISLIPNLVLKMGFDTGLKDGAMQRLTHLSRLLDDRLNMPTNRSAAYVGTRAFAHKGGLHVSAVEKDPKTYEHVDPEIVGNQRIIVVSDQAGRSNIMARFRQIGLDVDPKHPGVARLLEIVKERESEGYAYDGADASFELLARHELHTVPDYFSLQSFRVLAERRVNAKGQTVALSEATVKLDIAGRRAMEVGEGNGPVNALDAALRKALLPVYPELEDMRLVDFKVRILDSAGGTAATTRVMIESADAKGRRWSTIGVSPNIVDASYNALYDAITYKLFRDGARPAQPA; encoded by the coding sequence ATGAGCCAGTCCAACCGAGTCTATCTCTTCGACACCACCCTGCGAGACGGGGCCCAGACGCAGGGCGTCGATTTCACCGTGGCCGACAAGGCCGCGATCGCGCGCGAGCTCGACCGGTTGGGCATCGACTATATCGAGGGCGGCTGGCCGGGCGCGAACCCGACCGACGACCGGTTCTTCGCCGATCCGCCAGAGTTCCAGAATGCCAAGTTCGTGGCCTTCGGCATGACGCGGCGCGCCGGGCGCAGCGCGGCCAACGATCCCGGGCTGGCGTCGATCCTGCAGACCAAGGCGCGCAACGTCTGCATGGTCGGCAAGACTTGGGACTTCCACGTCGACGTGGCGCTCGAAGTCGACCGCGCCGAGTATCTCGAGATGATCGCCGACTCGCTCAGCTACGCGAAGACGCGCATGGACGAGACGATGTTCGACGCCGAGCATTTCTTCGACGGCTACAAGGCCAATCCCGATTATGCCATGGCCTGCCTCGCCGCCGCCGAGAAGGCGGGCGCGCGCTGGCTGGTGCTCTGCGACACCAACGGCGGAACCCTGCCGCACGAAGTCGAGCGCATCGTGGGCGAAGTGGTGAAGAAGATCCCGGGCGATCGGCTCGGCATCCATACGCACAACGACACCGAGAATGCCGTTGCCAACACGCTGGCCGCGGTGCGGGCGGGCGTGCGCCAGGTGCAGGGCACGATCAACGGGCTGGGCGAGCGCTGCGGCAACGCCAACATGATCTCGCTGATCCCGAACCTCGTGCTGAAGATGGGCTTCGACACCGGGCTGAAGGACGGCGCGATGCAGCGGCTCACGCACCTGTCGCGCCTGCTAGACGACCGGCTGAACATGCCGACCAACCGCAGTGCTGCCTACGTCGGCACGCGCGCCTTCGCCCATAAGGGCGGCCTGCACGTCTCGGCGGTCGAGAAGGACCCCAAGACCTACGAGCATGTCGATCCCGAGATCGTGGGCAACCAGCGCATCATCGTGGTCAGCGACCAGGCCGGGCGCTCCAACATCATGGCGCGCTTCCGCCAGATCGGCCTCGATGTCGATCCGAAGCATCCCGGCGTTGCGCGCCTGCTTGAGATCGTGAAGGAGCGCGAGTCGGAGGGTTATGCCTACGATGGCGCCGACGCGAGCTTCGAGCTTTTGGCGCGACATGAGCTGCACACGGTGCCGGATTATTTCTCACTGCAGAGCTTTCGCGTGCTGGCGGAGCGTCGCGTCAATGCCAAGGGCCAGACCGTGGCGTTGTCGGAAGCGACGGTGAAGCTCGACATCGCCGGCCGCCGCGCCATGGAAGTGGGCGAGGGCAACGGTCCCGTGAACGCACTCGATGCTGCGCTGCGAAAGGCACTGTTGCCGGTCTATCCCGAGCTGGAGGACATGCGGCTGGTCGACTTCAAGGTCCGCATCCTCGATTCGGCGGGCGGTACGGCGGCCACCACGCGTGTCATGATCGAGAGTGCGGATGCGAAAGGCCGCCGCTGGAGCACGATCGGCGTCTCGCCCAACATCGTCGACGCTTCCTACAACGCGCTCTACGACGCGATCACCTACA